The following coding sequences lie in one Saimiri boliviensis isolate mSaiBol1 chromosome 6, mSaiBol1.pri, whole genome shotgun sequence genomic window:
- the MRPL23 gene encoding large ribosomal subunit protein uL23m, with translation MARNVLYPLYQLGGPQLRVFRTNFFIQLVRPGTAQPEDTVQFRIPMEMTRVDLRNYLERIYNVPVAAVRTRVQHGANSKRDHRNVRIKKPDYKVAYVQLAHGQTFTFPDLFPEQSVEGSAADDLQNMLKENMEQRQSSDPRRGGVPDWFGL, from the exons ATGGCACGGAACGTGCT GTACCCCCTGTACCAGTTGGGTGGCCCACAACTCCGAGTGTTTCGAACCAACTTCTTCATTCAGCTGGTGCGGCCCGGCACGGCCCAGCCCGAGGACACCGTGCAGTTCCGGATCCCCATGGA AATGACAAGGGTGGATCTCAGGAACTATCTCGAACGCATCTACAACGTGCCCGTGGCTGCTGTGCGGACTCGGGTGCAGCACG GCGCCAACAGCAAAAGAGACCACAGAAACGTGAGGATAAAGAAGCCGGACTACAAGGTCGCCTACGTGCAGCTG GCCCACGGACAGACCTTCACATTCCCGGATCTGTTTCCCGAGCAGAGCGTGGAAGGCAGCGCTGCTGACGACCTCCAGAACATGCTCAAGGAGAACATGGAGCAGAGGCAGAGCAGCGACCCTCGGCGGGGCGGCGTCCCAGACTGGTTCGGGCTGTGA